One stretch of Francisella sp. LA112445 DNA includes these proteins:
- a CDS encoding chitinase translates to MLQFSIKTSLITILLLIFLNTLFAEVVTKPVVAQQATNNQQSDKFLSLSLVKNKESDMQHATDSPLTDQAIKLIFPQLNKLISESKFVGVSGVFAEKLNVCVYKNKCSLTQSEIEGLVVAGFLPIWGKSSSYNIFGHQVTTEPIDISIPNTQDYCDKHPDVCKYNVIIAAYLTYSNSGGFKLAFSQGDRASEKVYTPGQLKAFIAYMKSKNKRVLVSYGGLSSHIDWNSINFDGLKSLIQSYGFDGVNFDLIGTEIPNSNKSAKIAASKIIDFVISMKQLNPDFWLTFSPQWDYILAPVAKNGKDNIYTNDNYINLLRYVGIENINYILLNTYSDKASDQIFSFYKGADGRYLKIMPLDGYDEFLASLAWALTTQEGRDANLAKYSEDSLIRIPADKLVFIIPAMKGAVHSGMVYVLNKQNIDTAISLMKEYQASFAGFALWSIDFDSMSIKKGILGKNYTHKAWSMTNSISKIKLPKVYKDKAKSKKLSNIDKNDNPKNKPKITSKLAINYPSQVGFYTADTIVSYHNKKYKCASSLDLKLCNDKRYIPDSAMGQLVWHKLDTFRNKQIAKKEPKVAIKEDAIVYPAKIGSYKSGQIVLAAGRKFKCLTQKEKQCNDASYSPFDKKGYVAWASIPENSALPESDKHEHVYPEGIKNYKGGEVIIAGGEYYRCRIGPESSLCQETAYSPLGKYGDDAWVRVTDD, encoded by the coding sequence ATGCTGCAGTTTAGTATAAAAACCTCTCTAATAACCATATTATTACTGATTTTTTTAAATACTCTTTTTGCTGAAGTAGTCACTAAACCTGTAGTGGCTCAGCAAGCTACTAATAATCAGCAAAGTGATAAATTCTTAAGCTTATCTTTAGTAAAAAATAAAGAATCAGATATGCAGCATGCAACAGATTCACCTTTGACAGATCAAGCCATCAAACTGATATTTCCACAATTAAATAAGTTGATATCTGAGTCAAAATTTGTTGGAGTGTCAGGAGTTTTTGCTGAGAAATTGAATGTTTGTGTTTATAAGAATAAATGTTCTTTAACTCAAAGTGAAATAGAAGGACTTGTAGTTGCAGGGTTTTTACCAATATGGGGTAAGAGTAGTTCTTATAATATTTTCGGTCATCAAGTAACAACAGAGCCGATAGATATATCAATACCAAATACTCAAGATTACTGTGATAAACATCCTGATGTTTGTAAATATAATGTAATAATTGCTGCGTATTTGACTTACAGTAATAGTGGTGGTTTTAAGCTAGCCTTTAGCCAAGGAGATAGAGCATCGGAGAAAGTTTATACTCCAGGGCAGTTAAAAGCTTTTATTGCTTATATGAAATCAAAAAATAAACGTGTATTAGTTTCTTATGGAGGGCTTAGTTCTCATATTGACTGGAATTCTATAAACTTTGATGGGCTCAAATCTTTGATACAGAGTTATGGTTTTGATGGTGTGAACTTTGATTTGATTGGTACAGAGATCCCTAATAGCAATAAGTCAGCAAAGATAGCCGCAAGTAAGATAATAGACTTTGTTATTTCTATGAAACAGCTAAATCCAGACTTTTGGTTAACATTTTCACCACAGTGGGATTATATACTTGCACCAGTAGCAAAAAATGGTAAAGACAATATTTATACCAATGATAATTATATTAACTTATTAAGATATGTAGGGATTGAAAATATAAATTATATCTTATTGAATACCTACTCTGATAAGGCTTCCGATCAGATATTTAGCTTCTACAAGGGTGCTGATGGTAGATACTTAAAAATTATGCCATTAGATGGTTATGATGAGTTTCTAGCTTCGCTTGCATGGGCATTAACTACTCAAGAAGGTAGAGATGCTAATTTAGCAAAATATAGTGAAGATAGTTTAATTAGAATACCAGCTGATAAACTAGTATTTATTATTCCTGCAATGAAAGGAGCTGTCCACAGTGGTATGGTTTATGTACTAAATAAGCAAAATATTGATACAGCTATTTCACTAATGAAGGAGTATCAGGCTTCATTTGCTGGATTTGCACTTTGGAGTATTGATTTTGATTCTATGTCAATTAAAAAAGGAATTCTTGGTAAGAATTATACCCACAAAGCTTGGAGTATGACAAATTCGATATCAAAGATAAAACTTCCAAAGGTTTATAAGGATAAAGCTAAAAGTAAGAAGCTTAGTAATATCGACAAAAATGATAATCCTAAAAATAAACCAAAAATAACTAGTAAGCTTGCTATTAATTATCCTAGTCAAGTAGGCTTTTATACAGCAGATACAATTGTTAGTTATCATAATAAAAAATATAAATGTGCTTCTAGCTTAGACTTGAAATTATGCAATGATAAGAGATATATTCCCGATAGTGCTATGGGTCAATTAGTCTGGCACAAATTAGATACTTTTAGAAATAAGCAAATAGCAAAAAAAGAGCCTAAAGTAGCTATTAAGGAAGATGCTATAGTTTATCCAGCTAAAATTGGCAGTTATAAATCAGGACAAATTGTTTTAGCCGCAGGAAGAAAGTTTAAATGTTTAACTCAGAAAGAGAAGCAATGTAATGATGCTTCATACTCTCCATTTGACAAGAAGGGATATGTGGCTTGGGCTAGTATCCCTGAAAATAGTGCTCTTCCAGAAAGTGATAAACATGAGCACGTATATCCTGAAGGCATTAAGAATTATAAGGGTGGTGAAGTTATAATCGCTGGGGGAGAGTATTACCGATGCAGGATTGGTCCTGAG
- a CDS encoding F0F1 ATP synthase subunit epsilon produces the protein MTKNYLKVDVVSPLGSVFKGEADIVSLRGSAGEMGIAYGHTELLSTMPAGVVNIRKDEHTDVLYVSGGILEVTPTRVTIMVDDMERAENLNQAEAEKAKSRAEKALKNPDASKLDIEDANKRLKEADARLKALNSSKGLYYSKDN, from the coding sequence ATGACAAAAAATTATCTAAAAGTTGATGTTGTAAGTCCTTTAGGCTCAGTATTTAAAGGTGAGGCTGATATTGTAAGCTTGCGTGGTAGTGCTGGTGAAATGGGTATTGCTTATGGACATACTGAGTTACTATCAACTATGCCTGCTGGTGTTGTTAATATCAGAAAAGATGAGCATACAGATGTGTTATATGTGTCTGGTGGAATTCTAGAAGTGACTCCAACACGTGTAACTATTATGGTTGATGATATGGAAAGAGCAGAAAATCTTAACCAAGCAGAAGCAGAAAAAGCTAAATCTAGGGCAGAAAAAGCACTTAAAAATCCAGATGCATCTAAACTAGATATAGAAGATGCAAATAAAAGACTAAAAGAGGCTGATGCTCGTCTAAAAGCTCTTAACTCTTCTAAAGGTCTATATTATTCTAAAGATAATTAA
- the atpD gene encoding F0F1 ATP synthase subunit beta, translating into MSTGKIIQVIGAVIDVEFSRDNTPKVYDALNVEETGLVLEVQQQIGDGVVRTIAMGSSDGLRRGMEVKNTNAPISVPVGQGTLGRIMNVLGEPIDEAGPIEYTETRSIHQAPPAYDELALSTEILETGIKVVDLICPFAKGGKVGLFGGAGVGKTVTMMELINNIAKEHSGYSVFAGVGERTREGNDFYYEMKDSNVLDKVSLVYGQMNEPPGNRLRVALSGLTIAEGFRDEKRDVLMFIDNIYRYTLAGTEVSALLGRMPSAVGYQPTLAAEMGALQERITSTKTGSITSVQAVYVPADDLTDPSPATTFSHLDATIVLSRQIAELGIYPAVDPLDSTSRQLDPLVVGQEHYETARAVQKVLQRYKELKDIIAILGMDELSDEDKKTVDRARKIQRFLSQPFHVAEVFTGNPGKFVSLKDTVASFKAIVNGEYDHLPEQAFYMVGSIQEAIEKAKTL; encoded by the coding sequence ATGAGTACAGGTAAAATTATTCAGGTAATTGGTGCTGTTATCGATGTGGAATTTTCTCGAGATAACACTCCAAAAGTATATGATGCTTTAAATGTAGAAGAGACTGGTCTAGTACTAGAAGTACAACAACAGATTGGTGATGGTGTAGTTCGTACTATTGCTATGGGATCAAGTGATGGTCTTAGACGTGGCATGGAAGTTAAAAATACTAATGCTCCTATTTCTGTTCCAGTTGGACAAGGTACTTTAGGACGTATTATGAATGTTTTAGGTGAGCCAATAGATGAGGCTGGGCCGATCGAATACACTGAAACAAGATCTATACATCAAGCCCCTCCAGCGTATGATGAGCTCGCACTGAGCACAGAAATCTTAGAAACAGGTATCAAGGTAGTTGACCTTATTTGTCCATTCGCTAAGGGTGGTAAAGTAGGTCTATTTGGTGGTGCTGGTGTTGGTAAGACTGTAACAATGATGGAGCTTATTAACAACATTGCTAAAGAACATAGTGGTTATTCAGTATTTGCAGGTGTGGGTGAAAGAACACGTGAAGGTAACGACTTTTACTATGAGATGAAAGATTCTAATGTATTAGATAAAGTATCTCTAGTATATGGTCAGATGAATGAGCCACCAGGAAATAGATTAAGAGTAGCTCTTAGTGGCCTGACAATCGCGGAAGGTTTCCGTGATGAGAAACGTGATGTATTGATGTTCATTGATAACATCTATCGTTATACTTTAGCAGGTACAGAAGTTTCTGCTTTATTAGGTCGTATGCCTTCTGCGGTAGGTTATCAGCCAACTCTAGCTGCTGAAATGGGTGCATTACAGGAGAGAATCACATCTACTAAGACTGGTTCAATTACTTCAGTTCAGGCTGTATATGTACCAGCAGATGACTTGACAGATCCATCTCCAGCGACTACTTTCTCTCACTTAGATGCGACGATTGTATTGTCACGCCAAATCGCTGAGTTGGGTATTTATCCTGCGGTTGACCCTCTAGATTCTACATCTAGACAGCTAGATCCTTTAGTTGTTGGTCAAGAGCATTATGAAACAGCTCGTGCAGTACAAAAAGTACTACAAAGATATAAAGAGCTAAAAGATATTATTGCAATTCTAGGTATGGATGAATTATCTGATGAAGATAAGAAAACTGTAGATAGAGCGCGTAAGATCCAAAGATTCTTATCGCAGCCGTTCCATGTTGCTGAAGTATTTACTGGAAATCCTGGTAAGTTTGTATCATTGAAAGATACTGTTGCTAGCTTTAAGGCTATCGTTAATGGTGAATATGATCATTTACCAGAGCAAGCTTTCTATATGGTTGGTTCTATTCAAGAAGCGATTGAGAAAGCAAAAACTCTATAA
- a CDS encoding F0F1 ATP synthase subunit gamma, which translates to MSNAREIKSKVASVKNTQKITGAMELVAASKMRGAIVKMNNVRPYVESANTIIKNVTAASIDYPNPYLFDREAKRVGYIIASTDRGLCGGLNINLFKHVLKDIKKHLDNRVEVDVCVVGSKAETFFAKLKDVNVVATAHYNDKDLDGSVRAIGGAVKVMLDKFTNGEIDRLYMSSNEFVSTIKQKPRLQTLLPIQDIFSEEEIKANKEQASKGHWDYIYERDIEEVLNALCIRYIEAQVRGAILENAACEQAARMMAMKNATDNASDIIDQLKLDYNKVRQAMITQELAEICSGAAAV; encoded by the coding sequence ATGTCTAATGCTAGAGAAATAAAATCCAAAGTAGCCAGTGTTAAAAATACTCAAAAAATCACAGGTGCTATGGAGCTAGTAGCTGCAAGTAAGATGAGAGGCGCTATAGTTAAAATGAATAACGTACGTCCTTATGTTGAAAGTGCAAATACTATTATAAAAAATGTCACTGCTGCTAGTATTGATTATCCTAATCCTTATCTATTTGATAGAGAAGCAAAAAGAGTAGGTTATATCATTGCATCAACAGATAGAGGGCTATGTGGTGGCTTGAACATTAATCTTTTTAAACATGTTTTAAAAGATATTAAAAAACATCTTGATAATAGAGTTGAGGTTGATGTTTGCGTTGTTGGTTCAAAAGCAGAGACTTTTTTTGCAAAATTAAAAGATGTAAATGTTGTAGCAACAGCTCACTATAATGATAAAGATCTTGATGGTAGTGTAAGAGCTATAGGCGGTGCTGTTAAGGTAATGCTAGATAAGTTTACAAATGGTGAGATTGATAGGCTATACATGAGTAGCAATGAGTTTGTAAGCACTATTAAGCAGAAGCCAAGATTACAGACATTGCTACCAATTCAAGATATCTTCTCTGAAGAAGAGATAAAAGCAAACAAAGAGCAAGCATCTAAAGGCCACTGGGATTATATCTACGAAAGAGATATAGAAGAGGTTTTAAATGCTCTTTGTATTAGATATATCGAGGCTCAGGTTAGAGGAGCTATATTAGAGAATGCGGCATGTGAGCAAGCTGCTCGTATGATGGCGATGAAAAATGCAACTGACAATGCTAGTGATATTATTGATCAGTTGAAACTAGATTATAATAAAGTAAGACAAGCTATGATTACACAAGAGCTTGCAGAAATTTGTTCAGGTGCGGCAGCAGTTTAG
- the atpA gene encoding F0F1 ATP synthase subunit alpha gives MQLSPSEISGLIKQRIEKFDNAIELKSEGTIVSVADGIVTIYGLNDVTAGEMIKLPGDVFGLALNLNTDSVGAVVLGEYDHIKEGDKAFCTGRILEVPVGEALLGRVVDALGNPIDGKGEIETDHSSPIEKIAPGVIWRKSVDQALQTGVKSIDSMVPIGRGQRELIIGDRQIGKTAIAIDTIINQKGTGVKCIYVAIGQKASSIANIVRQLEEHGAMEHTIIVAATASDSAALQYIAPYAGCSMGEYFRDRGEDALIVYDDLTKQAWAYRQISLLLRRPPGREAYPGDVFYLHSRLLERAARVNEEYVEKFTEGKVKGKTGSLTALPIIETQAGDISAFVPTNVISITDGQIFLETDLFNSGLRPAINPGNSVSRVGGAAQTKIIKKLGGGIRLALAQFRELEAFSQFASDLDEATRAQLSRGQRVTELLKQKQFSTLSIALMALSLYAVDNGYLDSLEVSEVIPFEAALHALAEDKYADIIADINQTGKYDAETADKLKTIVEDCKANQAW, from the coding sequence ATGCAATTAAGTCCATCAGAAATAAGTGGTTTAATAAAACAAAGAATTGAAAAGTTCGATAATGCTATCGAGCTTAAGTCAGAAGGAACAATCGTTAGCGTTGCTGATGGTATTGTTACTATATATGGTTTAAATGATGTAACTGCTGGTGAAATGATTAAATTACCAGGAGACGTATTTGGTCTAGCGCTTAACTTAAACACTGACTCAGTTGGTGCGGTTGTTTTAGGTGAGTATGATCATATTAAAGAAGGTGATAAGGCATTCTGTACAGGTAGAATTTTAGAAGTACCTGTGGGTGAAGCTCTGCTTGGAAGAGTTGTAGATGCTTTAGGTAACCCTATCGATGGTAAAGGCGAAATTGAAACTGATCACTCGTCTCCAATCGAGAAAATTGCTCCAGGAGTTATTTGGAGAAAGTCAGTAGATCAAGCTTTACAAACAGGTGTTAAATCTATCGACTCAATGGTTCCAATTGGACGAGGTCAAAGAGAGCTTATCATCGGTGATAGACAGATCGGTAAAACTGCAATTGCTATTGATACAATTATCAACCAGAAAGGAACTGGTGTTAAGTGTATTTATGTTGCTATTGGTCAAAAAGCATCATCAATCGCTAATATAGTTAGACAACTAGAAGAGCATGGTGCTATGGAGCATACTATTATTGTTGCTGCGACAGCTTCAGATTCTGCTGCATTACAATATATTGCACCATATGCAGGTTGTTCTATGGGTGAGTACTTTAGAGATCGTGGTGAAGATGCTCTTATTGTATATGATGACTTAACTAAGCAAGCATGGGCTTATAGACAGATTTCATTACTGTTAAGAAGACCGCCAGGACGTGAAGCGTATCCAGGTGATGTTTTCTATCTTCATTCAAGACTTTTAGAAAGAGCTGCTAGAGTAAATGAAGAGTATGTTGAGAAGTTTACAGAAGGCAAAGTTAAAGGAAAAACTGGTTCTTTAACTGCGTTACCAATTATTGAGACTCAAGCTGGTGATATATCAGCATTTGTACCTACAAACGTAATCTCTATTACTGACGGACAGATATTCTTAGAGACAGACCTGTTTAACTCTGGTTTAAGACCGGCGATAAACCCTGGTAACTCGGTATCTCGTGTAGGTGGTGCAGCACAGACTAAGATCATCAAAAAGTTAGGTGGTGGTATACGTTTAGCTCTAGCTCAGTTTAGAGAATTAGAAGCGTTTTCACAGTTTGCTTCTGATTTAGATGAAGCAACAAGAGCTCAGTTAAGCAGAGGTCAAAGAGTAACTGAACTTCTAAAACAGAAGCAGTTCTCAACGCTATCTATCGCTTTAATGGCATTATCATTATACGCAGTTGATAATGGTTATTTAGATAGTTTAGAAGTTTCAGAAGTTATACCTTTTGAAGCAGCTTTACATGCTTTAGCTGAAGATAAATATGCAGATATAATAGCAGATATTAACCAAACTGGTAAATATGATGCAGAAACTGCAGATAAATTAAAAACTATTGTAGAAGATTGCAAAGCAAATCAAGCTTGGTAG
- a CDS encoding F0F1 ATP synthase subunit delta, with amino-acid sequence MVNLSVIAKPYAKAAFEFANENNLLQEWSKLLKIFAELVKDKSISEIISSPVFSQIQIVNELKDQLDEGFFNFLVLTAENKKLLVLPEIAEQYEAFKNAHNNTKTANVTLAYAADEDLLASLRKSLEKRFGCSINIEVDVDPAIVGGAIVKVGDTVIDNSVSGRLENLKSILLS; translated from the coding sequence ATGGTAAATCTAAGTGTGATCGCGAAGCCATATGCAAAAGCTGCATTTGAGTTTGCAAATGAAAATAATCTACTACAAGAATGGTCTAAGTTACTCAAAATATTTGCTGAGTTAGTTAAGGATAAATCTATCTCAGAGATTATATCCAGTCCTGTTTTTTCGCAAATACAAATAGTAAACGAGTTAAAAGATCAACTAGATGAAGGCTTTTTTAATTTTCTTGTTTTGACTGCAGAGAATAAAAAACTATTAGTTTTGCCGGAAATAGCTGAACAGTATGAAGCTTTCAAGAATGCCCATAACAATACTAAAACAGCAAATGTTACTTTAGCATATGCTGCTGATGAAGACTTGTTGGCTAGTCTGAGAAAGAGTCTTGAAAAGAGATTTGGCTGTTCTATAAATATTGAAGTAGATGTTGATCCTGCGATAGTCGGTGGAGCAATAGTTAAGGTCGGCGATACGGTTATTGATAATTCTGTATCTGGTCGTTTAGAGAATTTAAAAAGTATTTTGTTGTCATAA
- a CDS encoding F0F1 ATP synthase subunit B, with translation MDINITLIGQMITFAIFVGFTMKFVWPPLRKALDERREKIAEGLASADRASRELEVAKRKSAEVLREAKAKATEIVENAYVRAHKVDEQAKEEAIAAADKIKSMAMAEIEQEKIKAREELKHEIVTLAMAGASKIISAKVDQKASHKILEDFVEKV, from the coding sequence ATGGATATTAATATAACCCTAATCGGCCAGATGATAACATTTGCAATCTTTGTTGGTTTTACAATGAAGTTTGTATGGCCCCCACTACGCAAAGCTTTAGACGAGCGTAGAGAGAAAATAGCTGAAGGATTAGCTTCTGCTGATAGGGCATCTAGAGAATTAGAAGTTGCTAAGAGAAAATCAGCTGAAGTTTTACGTGAAGCTAAGGCAAAGGCTACTGAAATAGTTGAAAATGCTTATGTTAGAGCACATAAAGTTGATGAGCAGGCAAAAGAAGAAGCTATTGCAGCAGCTGATAAGATCAAGAGTATGGCGATGGCTGAAATTGAGCAAGAGAAGATAAAGGCTAGAGAAGAGCTTAAGCATGAGATTGTTACTTTAGCTATGGCTGGTGCTAGTAAAATTATATCAGCAAAGGTTGATCAAAAGGCTAGTCATAAGATTTTAGAAGACTTTGTAGAAAAGGTATAA
- a CDS encoding F0F1 ATP synthase subunit B, which produces MNMSLQVLGNLNGLTAIAVALLISLPALGTAIGFGVLGGKYLEGVARQPELGGMLLGRMFIVAAFVDAFAAISIAIGFLVLYANPLAIPGLAEAAQKVVGA; this is translated from the coding sequence ATGAATATGTCTTTACAAGTATTAGGAAATTTAAATGGTTTAACTGCAATCGCAGTTGCTCTACTAATTTCTTTACCTGCATTAGGAACAGCTATTGGTTTTGGTGTTCTTGGTGGTAAGTATCTTGAAGGTGTAGCTCGTCAACCTGAACTTGGTGGAATGCTACTTGGCCGTATGTTTATTGTTGCTGCTTTCGTAGATGCGTTCGCTGCAATCTCAATAGCTATTGGTTTCTTAGTTCTTTATGCAAACCCTCTAGCTATCCCTGGTTTAGCAGAAGCAGCTCAAAAAGTAGTTGGTGCATAA
- the atpB gene encoding F0F1 ATP synthase subunit A, which yields MANTETGSQVATEYVQHHLHHWQISLGKGAFWQLNVDSLLVSGILGIAFILAMFLVARRVHSGVPGKFQNMIEAIWEWMDGLVAENYHHKRDFVTPLALTIFVWVVLMNLMDLLPVDLFGWILSFFAGGHEPYFRVVPTADPNVTFAMSIAVFFLVIFYNLKAKGFGLTKEILSAPFGIWLFPLNIFFRLVDEVVKPVSLSLRLFGNIFAGELIFILIALLPWWFQWVLGGVWAIFHILIVLIQAFVFMMLTVVYLNMAQEAH from the coding sequence ATGGCAAATACAGAGACAGGCTCTCAAGTAGCTACTGAATATGTACAGCATCACTTGCATCATTGGCAAATAAGCCTAGGCAAAGGTGCTTTTTGGCAGCTTAATGTTGACTCGCTTTTGGTAAGTGGTATTTTAGGGATTGCATTTATTCTTGCGATGTTCTTGGTAGCAAGAAGAGTGCATTCTGGCGTTCCTGGCAAGTTTCAGAATATGATTGAGGCAATATGGGAATGGATGGATGGTCTAGTAGCTGAGAACTACCATCATAAGAGAGATTTTGTGACTCCGCTAGCTCTTACAATTTTTGTATGGGTTGTTTTAATGAATTTAATGGATCTTTTACCTGTAGACCTTTTTGGTTGGATTCTTAGCTTTTTTGCTGGTGGACATGAGCCGTATTTTAGGGTTGTTCCAACTGCAGATCCAAACGTAACTTTTGCTATGTCTATAGCGGTATTTTTCTTAGTTATTTTTTATAACCTTAAAGCAAAAGGTTTTGGTTTGACTAAAGAGATTTTAAGTGCTCCTTTTGGAATTTGGCTATTTCCTTTAAATATATTTTTCAGATTAGTTGATGAGGTTGTTAAGCCAGTCTCTTTGTCGCTACGATTATTTGGTAATATTTTTGCCGGTGAACTTATCTTTATTCTAATAGCGTTGTTACCTTGGTGGTTCCAGTGGGTATTAGGAGGAGTATGGGCTATATTCCATATATTGATAGTTTTAATCCAGGCGTTTGTATTCATGATGTTGACTGTTGTCTATTTGAATATGGCACAGGAAGCTCATTAA
- a CDS encoding ATP synthase subunit I: protein MLANIRIDAKKFVLIQVILILIGYIVTLLSFNYIYANSFLMGAIAMFIANFVFFARLFIHKQFSPGVEIVIFYLSELLKLGIVAIITIMLAIYVKPKLFSYISGLVLLQLVVCFVPILFKKTR from the coding sequence ATGTTAGCAAACATAAGAATTGATGCTAAAAAGTTTGTATTAATACAGGTGATTTTGATCTTAATAGGCTATATTGTAACCTTGTTGTCTTTTAACTATATTTATGCAAATTCATTTCTTATGGGAGCTATAGCAATGTTTATAGCTAATTTTGTGTTTTTTGCAAGACTTTTTATCCATAAACAATTTTCTCCAGGTGTCGAAATTGTCATTTTTTACTTAAGTGAGTTACTCAAACTAGGTATCGTAGCAATCATTACAATAATGTTAGCTATTTATGTAAAACCGAAATTATTTTCTTACATTTCTGGATTAGTTTTGTTACAATTAGTGGTATGTTTTGTGCCTATCTTGTTTAAAAAGACCAGATAG
- a CDS encoding MFS transporter — protein sequence MTQKIHNIRGYAWIIIILSSFLLFDKYIMQVFPSLITDDMMSSFGTNATETGALGSAFFWSIIICQLFLAGPIIDKFGFRLISPISITISAIGVILFVVAANFGSLSMAYIARIITGLGVSFATISYLKAVSVWFEPRKFAFAASFLATAAMIGALCAQAPLAYLISLCGDWKMAMLLFSVASLLMGVVYYIVVRDFNPKQPEASSPSNQLKTIDALKEVVKNKNNWLLTFYVGLSFTAVDAFAGFWGNAYFREAYHVSREEAASIISMIFIGMAIGSPIIGKLSEALNSRKGVMIIFHIIGTVAISFVLLAKTSATISAILLFIFGLCLGIYMLSFAIGNRINPIIITATVAAFINTGEPILGAIFDPLIGYFLDLSWTGKYINKAGEIVSQHTSSADIKYFDLSSYHFAFTTLVVSMIASLIILFMIKDTKD from the coding sequence ATGACTCAAAAAATACATAATATCCGTGGATATGCTTGGATAATAATAATACTTAGCTCTTTTTTATTATTTGATAAGTATATTATGCAAGTTTTTCCTAGTCTAATAACAGATGACATGATGTCAAGCTTTGGCACAAACGCCACAGAAACTGGAGCTCTAGGATCTGCTTTCTTTTGGTCAATAATTATATGTCAGCTTTTTTTAGCTGGACCAATTATTGATAAATTTGGCTTTAGGCTTATTAGCCCTATTTCAATAACCATCTCTGCCATAGGTGTTATCCTATTTGTTGTAGCTGCGAATTTCGGTAGCCTTAGCATGGCATATATAGCTAGAATAATTACCGGTCTTGGCGTATCTTTTGCAACAATTTCGTATCTAAAAGCTGTCTCAGTATGGTTTGAACCACGCAAATTTGCTTTTGCAGCTAGCTTTCTAGCTACAGCCGCGATGATTGGTGCACTTTGTGCTCAAGCACCACTAGCATATTTAATTAGCCTATGTGGTGACTGGAAAATGGCCATGCTACTTTTCTCAGTAGCTAGCTTATTAATGGGTGTTGTTTACTATATTGTAGTCCGCGATTTTAATCCTAAGCAACCTGAAGCTAGCTCACCTAGCAATCAGTTAAAAACTATAGATGCCTTAAAAGAGGTTGTTAAAAATAAAAATAACTGGCTTTTGACATTTTATGTTGGGTTAAGCTTCACTGCTGTAGATGCATTTGCAGGATTTTGGGGTAACGCCTATTTTCGTGAGGCTTATCATGTTTCTAGAGAAGAAGCAGCTAGTATAATCTCAATGATATTTATAGGGATGGCAATAGGCTCTCCAATTATCGGTAAACTATCTGAAGCTCTTAATAGTAGAAAAGGTGTAATGATAATTTTCCACATAATAGGCACTGTAGCTATTAGCTTTGTTTTATTAGCAAAAACTAGTGCCACAATATCAGCCATTCTACTATTTATTTTTGGCTTATGCTTAGGGATATACATGCTTTCATTTGCCATAGGCAATCGCATTAATCCTATTATAATCACTGCCACTGTTGCTGCTTTTATTAATACTGGAGAACCAATTCTAGGAGCTATTTTTGATCCATTGATAGGATATTTTCTAGATTTATCTTGGACTGGAAAATATATCAACAAAGCTGGCGAGATAGTATCTCAACACACAAGCTCAGCTGATATCAAATACTTCGATCTAAGCTCTTATCACTTTGCCTTCACAACACTTGTTGTTAGTATGATTGCATCATTGATAATATTATTTATGATTAAAGACACTAAAGATTAA